In Bos javanicus breed banteng chromosome 2, ARS-OSU_banteng_1.0, whole genome shotgun sequence, the following proteins share a genomic window:
- the NMUR1 gene encoding neuromedin-U receptor 1, translated as MVPLCFNCSILPGDRSLGARSPLSCNGSRALGPFDPQDLNLTDEELRLKYLGPQQTELFVPICVTYLLIFAVGAVGNALTCTVILRHRAMRTPTNYYLFSLAVSDLLVLLVGLPLELYEMQNNYPFLLGAGGCYFRTLLFETVCLASVLNVTALSVERYVAVVHPLRARSVVTHAHVRRVLAAIWGLAVLCSLPNTSLHGIRQLDVPCRGLVPSSTVCTLVRPKAIYNLVVQATAVLFFCLPMATISVLYLLIGLRLRRERQLIPRQEAKGRARTSDSRRLQGLQDRGRTQVTKMLFVLVVVFGICWAPFHIDRLMWSFVSRWTEGLLLAFQYVHVISGVFFYLSSAANPVLYSLMSTRFRDAFREAMCPGTQCRGHRAHHSSYSLSRVTVGSILGDTGSPGSQAQPLAENSSPGGQQGTHPS; from the exons GTTCCTCTCTGTTTCAACTGCTCCATCCTCCCTGGAGACAGGTCCCTGGGTGCAAGGAGCCCGTTGTCCTGCAATGGCAGCAGGGCTCTGGGGCCCTTTGACCCCCAGGACTTGAACCTGACCGATGAAGAGCTTAGGCTCAAGTACCTGGGGCCCCAGCAGACGGAGCTGTTCGTGCCCATCTGTGTCACCTACCTGCTGATCTTCGCGGTGGGCGCGGTGGGCAACGCGCTGACCTGCACGGTCATCCTGCGCCACAGGGCCATGCGCACACCCACCAACTACTACCTCTTCAGCCTGGCCGTGTCGGACCTACTGGTGCTGCTCGTGGGCCTGCCCTTGGAGCTCTACGAGATGCAGAATAACTACCCGTTCTTGCTGGGCGCCGGCGGCTGCTACTTCCGCACGCTGCTCTTTGAGACCGTCTGCCTGGCCTCGGTGCTCAACGTCACCGCCCTGAGCGTCGAGCGCTACGTGGCCGTGGTGCACCCGCTGCGGGCCAGGTCGGTGGTGACGCACGCCCACGTGCGCCGCGTACTCGCAGCCATCTGGGGCCTAGCTGTGCTCTGCTCTCTGCCCAACACCAGCCTGCACGGCATCCGGCAGCTAGATGTGCCCTGCCGGGGCCTGGTGCCCAGCTCCACTGTGTGCACCCTGGTGCGCCCGAAAGCCATCTACAACCTGGTGGTGCAGGCCACCGCGGTGCTCTTCTTCTGCCTGCCCATGGCCACCATCAGCGTGCTCTACCTGCTCATCGGCCTGCGACTGCGGCGTGAGAGACAGCTGATCCCCAGGCAGGAGGCCAAGGGCAGGGCCAGGACAAGCGACAGCCGCAGGCTGCAGGGGCTGCAGGATCGGGGTCGGACACAGGTGACCAAGATGCTGT TTGTACTGGTCGTGGTGTTCGGGATCTGCTGGGCCCCATTCCACATCGACCGCCTCATGTGGAGCTTCGTGTCCCGCTGGACCGAGGGCCTGCTCCTGGCCTTCCAGTACGTGCACGTCATCTCCGGAGTCTTCTTCTACCTCAGCTCGGCCGCCaaccctgtgctctacagcctcaTGTCCACCCGCTTCCGGGACGCCTTCCGGGAGGCCATGTGCCCGGGGACCCAGTGCCGTGGCCACAGAGCCCACCACAGCTCCTACAGCCTCAGCAGGGTGACCGTGGGCAGCATCCTGGGTGACACGGGCTCCCCGGGCAGCCAGGCCCAGCCTCTGGCCGAGAACAGTAGCCCAGGGGGCCAGCAAGGGACGCACCCCTCCTGA